The following is a genomic window from Actinomadura sp. WMMB 499.
GGCGGGGACGGGACGTCCGGGACCGTCGGGGCGCGGCGCGCCGTCCGTCCGGGTCCGGGGCCGGGGCCGGGCGTCCCGCAGAGCCCGCCGCCGGCGGGATGGCCCGTCCGCCCGGTCGCGGCGCGGCCCGACGGGCAGTGGACGGTCCCGCACGACCCGCGCGTGTCACGGTAGCGACCAGGCGGTCGCCTCCAGGCGCCCGGTGGTGCCGAGGTCGAGCCCGCCGGGGACGCGGACGGCGAGCGGGCCGCGGCCGTCCGCCGGGACGACCTCGAGGAACGCGCCGTTCACGTTCGTCCCGTGCGTCACCGTGTTCCGCCACGTCACCACGATCGACGCCGTCTTGCCGGGGCGCACGCCGATCGGCTTCGGGCCCGGATCGGGGACGGTCGCCGAGCCCTCGACGATCCGCACCTCGAACGGCTCCCGGTTCTCGCCGAGCACGCGCAGCGCCGGGTAGCCGTTCAACCGGACGGTCGCGTCGCCGCAGTTCACGAGCGTGACCCGCATCCCGCGCAGCCCCGTCGCCGCGTCCGGCTCCCGCGCCTCGAGCCGCACGCCGTCCGGCGAGCAGGCCGTCCGCTCGAACCGCGGGCCGCGCGGCGACGGGAGCGGTGAAACGGCCCCCGGCGACGCCGCCACGGTGGACGGGACGGGCACGGCCCCGCCCGCGTCCGGCGGGTCGTGGACCTCGGAGCCGCACCCCGCGGCGAGGGCGACGGCCGCGGCGAGCGCGGCCGTCCGGAGCGAAAACCGGGAGGAAAGGGACACCCGTCGATCCTCCCAGACCTCCCGGCCCCCCGGACCGGCGGTCAGCGGGTCCGGGCGGGGACGCCGCGCAGGTGCGCGGCGCGCAGCGCGACCTCGATGCCGAACCGGGCCTCCGGATCGGCCAGCTCGTCGCCGAAGGTCTGCTCGATCTTGCGCATCCGGTACCGGACGGTCTGCGGGTGGATGTGCAGCTCCGCGGCGATCTCGGCGGCGGTGCCGCGGGTGACCAGCCAGGTCCGCAGCGTCTCGGTCAGCCGGTCCTGCTGCCCGCGCGTCATCCCGTCCAGGATCCCGAGCCGCCGCCGGGTCAGCTGCTCGACCAGCGCCGGGTCGGCGAACAGCCACAGGGTGACCAGATGGTCCTCGCAGCGCACCACCCGGTCGCCGACCACGCCGTCCAGCGCGAGCGCGAGGGCGCGGCGGGCCCAGCGCAGCGAGTCGGCCGCCTGGTCCGGCGGGACGGTCAGGCCGATCGCGGCACGGCGGCCCGGCAGCGCCGCGTCCAGCATCGCGCGGCGCGCGGGCGTGCAGCGCCCCGGGACGAGCAGGTGCGGCGCGCCGGTCTCGAGGTCGGCGAGGACGTCGTCGGCGAGCGCCGTCCACACGCACCGCGACTCGGGTTCGACGGCGACGAGCGTCACCTCGTCCGGCATCGCCCACCCGGCCGCCTGCGCGGCCTGCGCGATCTCGGCGGCGTCCTGCGGGCCGCGGTCCAGGAGGCGGCGCAGCAGCCGGCGCCGCCGCTCGTCCAGCGCCGGGATCGGCCGCTCGCGCGCCTCCAGGTACCCCTCGAGGGACAGCGCCGCCAGCTCGTCGAGGAAGCTGAACAGCGCGTCGGCGAGCCGGGACATGACGGCCGAGGAGATGTCGTGCCGCGGCGCGACCTTCATCACGCGCCGCCACGCGACCTGCCCGCCGATCCGGTACGCGGCCTGCAGGGTGTCGAGCGTGCGGCCCTCGTGCGCCTCGTACTGCCCGAGCATCCGGGCCGTCCGGGCGAGTTCCCCCGCGGCGCCGGGCGCGGGCGCGGGCGCGCCGGGCGGCGCGGCGACGCGGTCGACGAACGCGGCGAGGTTGTGCTCCACGCTGAGCCGCAGCACCTGCCCGTACGGGCCGTCCAGCGGACGCGCGTAGTCGGGGATGCCGCGGCGGATCTCGGTGATGATCTCGCCGGCGAGGCTGGGCAGTTCGGGACGCATGAGCCGGGCGAGGCGCGGCGGGACCCGTCCCGCCCGCTCGGCGGGGCCTCCGGCTTCGACGGTTCTGGACACGGGCACCTCCGTCTCCGTTCCGGGCGGCCGGGGCTGGTCCGGCCGTGATCCCCGACCGTACGCACGGTGCCCGCGCCGTTTCTTTAGGGCGCGGGCACAAAACGCGAAGATCACTGCTCAGCCGGTTACAAGAAGGCGAGCAGCGATCTTCGCGCGGTCCCCGCCGCGGCGCGTTACGAGCAGAACGCCGCGTCGGCGGCCTTCGCGAGGCCGGCGCGGAACTCCGCGTCGTCCTCCAGCGCCGACTCGTTGTAGGTGATCACGGCCTGGCGC
Proteins encoded in this region:
- a CDS encoding DUF4232 domain-containing protein, with the protein product MSLSSRFSLRTAALAAAVALAAGCGSEVHDPPDAGGAVPVPSTVAASPGAVSPLPSPRGPRFERTACSPDGVRLEAREPDAATGLRGMRVTLVNCGDATVRLNGYPALRVLGENREPFEVRIVEGSATVPDPGPKPIGVRPGKTASIVVTWRNTVTHGTNVNGAFLEVVPADGRGPLAVRVPGGLDLGTTGRLEATAWSLP
- a CDS encoding helix-turn-helix domain-containing protein — protein: MSRTVEAGGPAERAGRVPPRLARLMRPELPSLAGEIITEIRRGIPDYARPLDGPYGQVLRLSVEHNLAAFVDRVAAPPGAPAPAPGAAGELARTARMLGQYEAHEGRTLDTLQAAYRIGGQVAWRRVMKVAPRHDISSAVMSRLADALFSFLDELAALSLEGYLEARERPIPALDERRRRLLRRLLDRGPQDAAEIAQAAQAAGWAMPDEVTLVAVEPESRCVWTALADDVLADLETGAPHLLVPGRCTPARRAMLDAALPGRRAAIGLTVPPDQAADSLRWARRALALALDGVVGDRVVRCEDHLVTLWLFADPALVEQLTRRRLGILDGMTRGQQDRLTETLRTWLVTRGTAAEIAAELHIHPQTVRYRMRKIEQTFGDELADPEARFGIEVALRAAHLRGVPARTR